The genomic region AAACTGACTATGAGAATTAAGGAGAGAGAAATTAATTTAGAATTCGAATATGATGGTTGGATGGAGAGAATGTCTGGTATATTTTTCATGGATAGGTGGTTCTCCGGTTTTGCCCGAAGACTTGATGAGGATGTAAGAATGGAAAGAATAAAAAGAAAGATCTAATATATTTATCATGTATCGAGTAAAATGATTAATTGAGATGAGATTTACCCAACTAGGGATATGCAGATTCATGTGGAATACTTCAACCTCAAGATGTGATCCATTACATCGATACAAAGGTAAGTAAATTTTTTAAGAAGACATCTTCAATCGATTTTGAAATGGAAAGATCTATCACAATAACTACAACTTATGATAAAAGATCATTAATTTCTATACTCTCCGACCCTACCTTTGTTCTTCCAAGGCTCTTCCCACCTATAAAGAGTGTAAGTAGAGGAGAGAACTCCTTTGATGGAGAAGGAAGGTTTATGACCACAAAATTCCACATGCACGGAACAGTAATCGTGAGGGACGATATTGTATACGGCTTCTATCTTTCAGCAGGAGGGAGCCAAGGGAACGGTAGGCTCATATTCACGTTTAACAATAACGAGATCAACCTTAAGCTAGAGTATCAGGGAAAAATGGAGAAATTATCGGGACTATTCTTCATAGACAGGTGGTTCTCTGATTTCGCATCGAAATTGAACGAGGAAATAAAAGCTGAGGTAATTAAACGAAGGCTTTAGCGTAAAGGAGGCCTTGATTACTTTCCTCTCCTTGCTCTTATTTTATTTCCCTTAACGAGAGCCAGCCCAATTTTCCCATCGTGTTTTATCACGACTCTTCCCCTTTCGAAACGGCCGTACAAAAACGTGTACTTGCCCTCATGAATTTTGTCATAATAGTTTAATCTACCTAGGTTAAACTTCTCTGCAACTTGCTCTAACATGGTTATGTCTCTCCTCTCATCCTCTCCTGAAGGCAAAGAAAAGACATGAAGCGCCTTCATTAATCATTATTTATGATCTCAGAAGTTATATAATTAATCATGGACGAGGAAAGAAAGTCAATCTTGGATGAATTAGACAGAGCAGTTAAGGAATTTGTTTCCCATGAGCTGACATACCTCTTGATACCGGAGGTGAGGACCAACGTGGGTTACGCGATTAGAAACGCCAAGGATGCAAGTGACGTGGCGGCCATCCCAGGGAGAATAACCACAGCTTTCCAAAGGGCAATCTACTGCCTTCCGCCAGCCTTCGGTGCGTCTGATCACATAGCGAGAGTTATCCTCACCGCGATGAAATATAATCCTGAAACGAGAAGCGCCATTAATCTCGCGTATTACCCACAATTCCTAAAGTTAAACCCCTACATTTTTGACCGTTCTCAGGAACCGCCAGGACAGAAACCAGTGGAGAGAAAGACCATGAACTTCATGATAGAGAAGGCTGTACAAGACACGGGAAGAGTACCTGAATTCATTGTGGATAAGGGAGATTTTGGCAAGGAACCTGGACTGTTCATTCTAGGAGGAACTCCCACTGAGGTGATCAGCAAAGCGATTCATCTACTCTCGTTACTTTGAGACTCCAAGATCCTCTCAATCTTAGCACGACACTCTAAAAGGGCTGAGCTTACCTGGTTGTATACCTTTTCATCAAACATTTTGTCCCTGTAACTGTAAAGAACCAGACTGATATCAAAGAGCATGCTTACCAGCTTCTTGTAATCCACAGGGGTTGAAAGTATGGAATTTATGTTAGCTTTAGCCTCAGTCCATTTCTTGAGACCTTCGTCAGTTAGACTGTATACTTTCTTACCGTCACGTTCTTCCACCTTAACTAGCCCCTCCCTGATCAAGTTTTTGAGTACAGGATAAAGGGAACCAGGACTTGGCTTATAGACTCCATTGAACTTACCCTCTATGGTCTTCATGATCTCATATGCGTGCATAGGTTTGTGATGAAGTGCGTCCATTATGAGAAACTTTAACGCCCCCCGCCTCAGCCTCTCTAAATTCATCTTCATGAGAACAGTGTATTTGATTGGAGTAAAATAATTCTATGTGTAGTTGAGCTAGTCCAGGCGTGAGCCCAGAGGTAAATTTGAGATTAAGATCATGTTATTTCTCTCTCCTTTTATTTTGTTTTTGAAATATTAATTAGCTAGAGAGTTGGAAAGTTGACACGGTATTGAATCCTCCTGGATCCTGGATACAGAGTCCTACGCATGACGTGCCCTAACTTAAGGTCTAGCAACTCATAACCTTAAAATTACGCACCCTATACATCAACCATGGATGTTATCCTTGAAAAGAGAAAGGGATATCTACTCCTCACATTTAACACAGGTGGCAGATACAACGTTTTCACAACTAGGTTCATGATAGAAATGATAGATACTCTGTCTGAGGTAGAGAAGATTAGAGATCCTCACTATTTGGTTATTAAAGGAGAGAATGGAAATTTCGGGGCTGGCGCTGACGTCAAGGAGCTTCTGAAGGCCAACGGCGATAAGGAATATGCAAAAGTCTATTTCGGACACATGAAGGACCTGTTTGTGAAAATGTTATCCCTCAACAAGGTCACAATAGGACTTATTGAGGGGGTTGCGTATGGCGCGTCCATGGAACTACTCCTTGCTCTTGATATAGTAATTGCGAAGAGAGGGACAAAGTTTGCCGCCCCAGGAGGAAAGTTAGGGGTTTTCCCACCAGTTCTAGTCTCCATAGGGCCCTATCTTCTAGGACATAGGACATCAAGGAAGTTGGCTATGTTGGGAGAGGAGCTGGATACTCAAGGAGCCATAAACGCAGGTCTCATAGACTA from Metallosphaera sedula DSM 5348 harbors:
- a CDS encoding PadR family transcriptional regulator, with the translated sequence MKMNLERLRRGALKFLIMDALHHKPMHAYEIMKTIEGKFNGVYKPSPGSLYPVLKNLIREGLVKVEERDGKKVYSLTDEGLKKWTEAKANINSILSTPVDYKKLVSMLFDISLVLYSYRDKMFDEKVYNQVSSALLECRAKIERILESQSNESR
- a CDS encoding enoyl-CoA hydratase/isomerase family protein, which translates into the protein MDVILEKRKGYLLLTFNTGGRYNVFTTRFMIEMIDTLSEVEKIRDPHYLVIKGENGNFGAGADVKELLKANGDKEYAKVYFGHMKDLFVKMLSLNKVTIGLIEGVAYGASMELLLALDIVIAKRGTKFAAPGGKLGVFPPVLVSIGPYLLGHRTSRKLAMLGEELDTQGAINAGLIDYEVDDLEKGLLELLNRLKVMSPSAQVRMRKLILQSLIPHLEKAFDELATQVTSDEAREGISSFFSKTSPSWSSVGFS
- a CDS encoding thiamine-phosphate synthase family protein; protein product: MDEERKSILDELDRAVKEFVSHELTYLLIPEVRTNVGYAIRNAKDASDVAAIPGRITTAFQRAIYCLPPAFGASDHIARVILTAMKYNPETRSAINLAYYPQFLKLNPYIFDRSQEPPGQKPVERKTMNFMIEKAVQDTGRVPEFIVDKGDFGKEPGLFILGGTPTEVISKAIHLLSLL
- a CDS encoding DUF3211 domain-containing protein, translated to MERSITITTTYDKRSLISILSDPTFVLPRLFPPIKSVSRGENSFDGEGRFMTTKFHMHGTVIVRDDIVYGFYLSAGGSQGNGRLIFTFNNNEINLKLEYQGKMEKLSGLFFIDRWFSDFASKLNEEIKAEVIKRRL